atttatttgagGAGGGGGAACAAAGATTAATTGATTAGTGGAGAAGGTAAAAAGACTGTCGACAGCAAGAAAAACTAAATTTTGTGTGACAACACATTGCATACTAAAACAGTAAATTCACTATTGAAATGAATAGTTCCATCAGGTTTTACATTTAACAATTATCAAACAGTAAAAAGAACATAGAATTGTCTCattcaaattaaatcaaatgcaatCCCCACACACATGAAATGATCAAGAGAGTCGAGACATTCTTGACCAAGCAACTGTCCCATTTTCAGATATTTTGATTTGAAAAGACAGACATAAAACGTACACAATAATACTTAGTGATGAATAGAAACAAATAGAACAACTTAGTAACTGTAGTTTCGTTCCTAAAATCATGTGGAGATTGTTCCCAACATTGAAGATCCAACAGTACATCTTAATTATGAAGAAAATGATAAGTAAAACATAACAAAACTAGAAATTCTTATCAGCCACCTTCTGCCACAGCCTTCCTCAGTCACTCCCAAATCTGTCACATACCACAAATAAATCACATGATCTATCGTTTTCTTttccatatataaaaaaacCCTATGTCTATGTTAAGCTTAATTGagtgaaaatatgaaaaatggaGTTACCATATTTTCATGAAGGGGCGGAGGAGATAGTAGACGCCGCCGTGATGAAGGGGGTGGAGTGTCACCCCCCAGCCGTCGGTCATAACAGGCTGCCCGGAGGTGTGGAAGAGCACCGCATCATCTCCAAACGCCGCCCGCACGTTGAATGGCTCAACTGCAACCTCGAAGCACACATCGTTGATGAAAACCGTCGATTTTGTGGGGCCACGTTCCTCCACACCTGCACCTTATACAAATGACACCAAGATTTTACGTGCAAAACCCAGTATAGGAAAAAAACCAAGTGAGCACACACAAGCAACCAATATATGCACTAAAGAATGGTTCATAAAGAGATAAGGCCAATAACGATAATGACTTAACCCTAAGTCTAGAGAAAGTTAATTAACACTTATTAATTCCATTCTTTTTTAGATTAGAGCAACGCATAAACAAGTCAATATTATGTCAATTCATGTAAACATAGACAAATCTATCCTTGTCCCTTTCTATATGTGACATTATTATCCATCAACACAGTATCCAACATTCTAACACATGCCAAAAAGAGTAATTGGATATATATAAATGGAAACCACATTACTCACTTCTGTGAATGACATGAGTTTCTCATCTCTTGGAGATAAAGTTGAATGAATGGACATCTCTcactaatttttaattatatcaaacaaagaaaaccctaaaaaaagatgagatttttgGAATAAAAACCTTGAAGAAGATGATCATTCCTAGGAGAAGGGATGAAGAAAGACGCAGAAGGGTTTGGTTGGATGGTTTCGGTGTGTTCTTCATTCTTCTTGCTCATCACCACCAGCTCGTTTAGGAGGAAGCTCGAATTCTGCTCCGCCGCAGGGAAGCAAACCCCTTGACCGGCGGGAAAATGGAAGGGCTCGGCGAGGATCGGTTGGTTGACCGAAGCAGTTGGCGAGTTGATCAAGTCTGTCACAGAGACGGAGATGGATTTCTCACCAGAGGACTTGTCGGAGGAGGAAGACGACGGAGATGGTGCGGTGGAAGTTTGGAGGCGGCGCTGCTTGCGTTTGCTTCTCGATTTCCGGTTTTGGAACCAGTAGAAGACGTTGGCGTCTCCGACTTGGCCGTATTCCTGCAGCCGAGCCCTAATTTTGCGTATCTCATCTCGGGGAGGGTTCTCCATCCCGGAGTTGAAGATCGTTTCCAGGATCCGGATTTGCTCCGGCCGAGGGTTCCACCGAGCTTTTGGCTCGGGGGTCCTCTCATCACATCCATGCCCtaacagaaaaataaaattgacataattaattaattgggaaACATAGATTGTATATATGTAGTTAATTAGTACTTCTACTACCACCTTTGTTTGATTGAGTTAGGGAAGAGTTGATCATGTCTTGAGTGGGCTTGGATTTGAACATGCTAGGCCAATGCTTGTTTGATGAAGCCATGATTGGGGAAAAGAAGGTGAAGGGTTGTTTTTTTAGAGGGAGAAGCAAA
This DNA window, taken from Salvia splendens isolate huo1 chromosome 18, SspV2, whole genome shotgun sequence, encodes the following:
- the LOC121777792 gene encoding WUSCHEL-related homeobox 9-like gives rise to the protein MASSNKHWPSMFKSKPTQDMINSSLTQSNKGHGCDERTPEPKARWNPRPEQIRILETIFNSGMENPPRDEIRKIRARLQEYGQVGDANVFYWFQNRKSRSKRKQRRLQTSTAPSPSSSSSDKSSGEKSISVSVTDLINSPTASVNQPILAEPFHFPAGQGVCFPAAEQNSSFLLNELVVMSKKNEEHTETIQPNPSASFFIPSPRNDHLLQGVEERGPTKSTVFINDVCFEVAVEPFNVRAAFGDDAVLFHTSGQPVMTDGWGVTLHPLHHGGVYYLLRPFMKIW